A genomic window from Populus nigra chromosome 7, ddPopNigr1.1, whole genome shotgun sequence includes:
- the LOC133698185 gene encoding uncharacterized protein LOC133698185 — MESAPLCSSLLPSFPQKRRYGRGKRSSGTVVLASRRENSQEWLRYGELLVDESMLVLRKRIHEMKMVERNYEPPEEWMEWEKQCYTSYDEFICKFVGFLQLHLMNTRPSLALGMLLLVTMSVPASMVMIAQQLMEATCGVFSTVHGG, encoded by the coding sequence ATGGAGTCGGCTCCTCTTTGCTCCTCATTACTTCCTTCTTTCCCACAAAAACGCAGATATGGGCGTGGTAAGAGGTCAAGCGGCACGGTTGTTCTCGCTTCTCGGAGAGAGAACTCCCAAGAGTGGCTGAGATATGGAGAGTTGCTCGTGGATGAAAGCATGCTTGTGCTGAGGAAACGCATTCATGAAATGAAAATGGTGGAGAGAAATTATGAGCCTCCAGAAGAGTGGATGGAGTGGGAGAAGCAGTGCTATACATCCTATGACGAGTTTATATGTAAGTTTGTAGGGTTTTTGCAATTGCATTTGATGAATACAAGGCCTAGTTTGGCCCTAGGAATGCTTTTGCTAGTTACAATGAGTGTCCCGGCATCAATGGTCATGATTGCCCAACAATTGATGGAGGCAACATGTGGAGTCTTCTCAACCGTTCATGGAGGTTGA